The sequence TGTCCTGTTCTCAAATGGTATATCTTGCTGGAACagctgtacaaaaaaaaatatattaatcacTTATAGGTCAGAGTAATAGATCTAAAGTGGCTGGATCTTCACTGTAATCTGAAAAATAAATGGGGAAGCCATAGTGCTCTCTGTAAAACAATTGGTTTAtttgaaaagaataaaaacactcatagaaattcaaataaaaaattgtgGCTGCAGGATATGGAGACACGTTGGTTAGATGGAGTCCCCCTCTGGCCGACTGAGAGGAGGTAATCTGCCGAGATTGGTGTTGCTGATCTTGGCGTGCGTTCCAATTAGTCCCAAGCCTGCATTCTACTCCAACACGAAAAAGACTGCTTTTTTTCTCATATCTTTTATGGACTGTGTTTCAACTGcatatttattcatttacatCATGTTTATATTTATCATTTGAGCACACTTGAATGCAATATTTTTAGAGcatcttgtttttattatttcagttTCTATTATCAATCCACTACTTAGTTAATGTGCCCAACTTGTTTTCAGCCTAAGGCAGCACTTTTCCTGGCTATACCTCTTGAGAGTTTTGATGTATTATGTGAACACTTACTACTCATTTTAAGAGACATTGTGTATTCTATTGAACATAATAATCACTACTACCTTATTATTATTGAACATAATAATCACTAGTACCTTTTTATCTGCTTTTCCTACAATATATCTCTTGGAACGTTTAGGATTTATCTAAATTCTGTCTTTTACTTGGTTCATTTATAGCTACTATTGCTTAGCTATACCAGTTGAGATATTTTGTGGATTTGCACGCCTCCTTATTCTTGTATCCTACCAATTGCGTAGGGAGTTACCCAAacatttagtctctattctgttaTAATTTTTTCCACTCTATTAGGTCAGTTTTTTTCTGTCCACCTATCACAATACCTATGCCTATAcctatggttaagttatgccagtcatgtttgggcttgtttagaagatggcgcttgtcacattccaaatataataaaaaggaggcttaatttttttattctgtgggtaaatattaatgtttttttctttttgatatgatactggaacaaggctaatggccattaacatatcaaagaaattgATTTAACAATTAAGAGGTACAGGCCACATGCTTTAAACCAGATCTTCAGGCTTTTCAAGAGTGTAATCTCACACCTTGCATGGTCTTTGATTAACCACATAATGTCTTTTTCTTTTCACAgtcctatgcaatttacattaccccttctgtcatcttaCCTCTGTGggagtcccagcttcaaaaggaattaaggctataaaccttccatgcaatcaaattaaccccttttgacattgacaataccacctgtacaaggcaggcagattatatatgcactacacaaattacattacaaaggacaatattccatagtgcaattatgaattatgcaccctttcCATGACAGACAGTGCCAGACATACTTAGAAAAACACATAGGCCAATACACGTTGTGACTGCACGTTTgtatgggggagaggggagaagcaAGCAGGTAAGTTAAACATCATCCAGGAAGAGAAGTTTTATCAGTAAGGGAACGGATAGAGGACCcgttgtcacgacagtgaccccttctcgcagagtgtaacctaactatagaacgtataccggaccttagaatggccggactcacgttagagtagtcaaatgggatagccagaggtcaaggaataacagaagacgggataacgataagcaagccaaagtacagggaaccagagagtagagtagtcgaatagagaagccaaaagtcaaataccagggtagaatacaaatatcacagaaagtagcactaggggaaccaggcGAGGGGCGTGAACATCAGAAGCGTTcacccacgaacgatcctcaggaccataacccttccagtctaaaaggtattgaagtttacccctagaaaaacgagaacccaaaatagacctcacttcatattcgttttgtccctccacaacttcaggaagaggaggagaggtactacgagtaaaccgattacaaattaatggcttgagaagtgagacatgaaacgaattcggtattttcatattagagggtaaacgaagactgtaacaaacagggttgacacgtttgagaacctgaaacgggccaatgaatctgggagcaaatttcatagatgggaccttaagtTTAATGTTtcgggtacttaaccacactttatccccgacCATGAACGTGGGGGCAGGTCTCCGATGCCTGTCCATTtagctttgtacacactagccctttgagtcaagatttgtttaacccctagcCAAGTCTCCCTCATATTCCGGACAGTGTCATCCACACTTGGCAGTCCCGTAGAAGGGACGGAACTTGGTAGAGTAGTAGGGTTAAACCCATAATTGATAAAAAAaggggctgtgtaaagtggattcatggacatgatggttgtgagcaaattctgcccatggtaacaaCTCCacccagtcatcttgatgaaccgaagtgaaacagcggatgtattgttccaggcattcaTTCATCCTTTccgtaaggagaggggaggaggcaggTTGTTAAGCACTTTGTATCTATTTAACTTAATTAAGCTATAtttatgtcaggatcccgcgggcggctgcgaggggaggctgcagtccgctcgcggcactcaccctccagccgtccgcgggtcctttcccggcatacgctcgctgggcggcatcctctcagtctcggatgccgcccgcgtcctcctctccgtcccccagcggcagcatgcatgaggctgaacgctgggggaccgcccactattatacacgccgcggtcagccacctgacccggcgttaaagacacagtatgacaatcacagtgggagacatagctatctcccacgtgtgattgttaattctgattggaagttatccaatcagaattaaccacagggtttaaatacatacctttcctgttcctccctgccctgttgtggtctttgctttatagtattgattctgaacgtgtgatttctggttacgtactctctggcttgttatactgactttgtgactttctcctaccctttgacctcggcttgtttctcgttattctgttttctggttccccttactcggcttgtctcctgactattctgtgtgtgcttagcccggccactctaaggaccggtactgcacactttctgtgtgtgtgtctgtgttagcgtgttgggttccccgaatcgtgacaatttAACTGTGGAAGCCCGTTTGTTTTGCAATTTTTAGGTATTTCTACTAAATTGTTTAATATTGGAATGTGATGGACAATACCTGTAACAAGCAGCTTCTGGATCAGTGACTACCTAAGGACATTTGGGTACATATTCTATAGTAGCTTTATACCCACAGTACATTGGACAATTTTaaagtttaaaagtttaaaagtcttttttcatttatcagttatatgttttttaataaatgttttctaaaaggtttatatataatttgttaaaCATACATATGTTatgttttcctttgtttttttaacatcgtTCAGGCTCTTTGACCTATTCCGGACACTAATATCATTACCGAAATAGGCcctaattaatttattaatatcaatggcaaataattttttaatttattttttctttttgatcttttttctttttttttttaactggtggGGAGCTTCCACTACCAAAAGTTATCCAGataatttggatatttttttctggCACGGCCATATTGCCATAACTCTTTGTTTATTAAAAAGATCCAGGTGCAGTTCTTCAGTTACCCATCTTCTATAAAtggcctatttttttttattagcagaGCTATTTCCAAAGCACTATGATTCATGCCTGAAAAAGACATTGGATTAGCCAGAACAAATATAGATTCTTGTAATACCATCTGACCACAATGCTATACCAGGTTATTTTTAATTTCTGAGCTGAGATGAGCACAATCattgtctgcttttttttgtaccATGGAAGGAGTAACAGTTCGGCACTGGGTAGAAACCCCAGCACGCTATCAAGAAAGGTTTGCAGCAAATGACCTTGATGAATGTGCTCTAGAACATTCACTATATGCACTTCCAGGTCCCCAATTCAATGGAAAATGTTCCAGAAATGAAGAAAAACTGGAGGAAAAACATACAACCGAAGAAGACAAACACTTTAAAGTTATGATGGATGTGGTGCAATTCCGTCCAGAAGATATAATTATCCAGATTTTCGAAGGATGGCTCATAATCAAGGGTGAACATCAACACAGGATGGATGAACATGGCTTCATTTCACGGAGCTTTACAAGAACCTATAAGTTACCATATGGAATTGAGACAAAGGACTTGTCTGCTATCTTCTGTCATGACGGTATCTTGGTTGTTGAGATGCATACATGAGTAAGAAATAACTACTAAGAAATGGTCTGTCTGCTTTTAATTAAGTAGCTTGAAGGATACATGGAAAAATGATAAGGAAAAAAATAAGAATGATAAACCAAATATTCAAGAGTTGCTTTGGTTGATGAAGTGAAGTGATTTGATTGATTTTGACGTTTGAAGAAGACTGCAAAGTCTCAgaacaatatgtttttttttagttttacatgAAAGAAAGATGTGTTAAATTTTGCTTAGTGATTCTGACACTAAATACTCATACTCTCATATTGCTTACAATAAATGCTTTCAGGATGGAAAACCATCTGcaataatacattaaataaatcgTATACTGAAAACCTTAGTTATGTGAGTATTATGGAAAATTATTCGCCATATATACATTAAATATTGTATGCTGAAAATggtatatgtgtttttattgagCCAAGGGTGAGTTATAGTGTAATGCAGTGTTTCTCAACATTTTACAGAAAAGCTCCCCTGCAGGTCTAAAAAAGTATTTGTGCCCCTGACTcaagaaagtaatttctattgagTTAATTTCCAAATGAAACTtgtagacactgatatttaagttaatcccATATTGAGGAACAAGTCTGATTAAAGGTACTAAAgaatacttttaaaataaatgacataatgtgaatattgtgtatgtaagaAGGTGTGTATACCACATACAATATCATAGTTATAGCTGTTGTTTCTATCCCTCTTTATTGATGGCATAAAATACCATTTAAGTAATTTAAAGATTTTggcaacatacaagatccagtgcactcttaCTAAACAGCTgcttcaaagctcacaaaatgtgatatatattatttttaaaatatctattttaGGCATAAAtaatggggcggggggggggggggggttagttacagtatatgacagtggtttccaaaccattcCTCAAGGGatgcctaccagtccaggatttagggattagtcAGTTGTGTCAAGACTTTTTTTTTcgtttctaaaaacaccttagacacagctgggtaatccctaaatcctggcagGAGTGCCTAAAGGACTGGTGTGGAAACCATTAGTATAAGATTATACATACCTTAAAAACATTgtccgcatctgcccctttcttacgctaCTAAGGAGCTTATCCATGCTCTagtacagtggttcccaaaccagtcctcatgacccaccaacaatccaggatttatgtatttccctgttttattccaatggggatactaacaaaacctgcactgttggtgggtcttgaggactggtttggaaaacgctgctctagtaatctcttgcattgaCTATTGTATCTCTCTCCTAATTCCCAGAAGTCGTACTGCCCCGCTaaggtctgtaatgaatgctgccgctagactgattttcctctcctgtctcctctcacacctctcccctctgtcagttcttacattggctttatgtatcctataggagtcaattcaaagtgctaatccGCTTAGTGCAGAGACATTCACCACCATTTCTTCTGTAAAAGATGAAGTCACACTCCCTGGTTTTCCCCCTTTCCTTTACCTGGCACAGCCCTGAAGAGCACCTTCACTCCAACCCACCTGGTAACCGAGCCTCGTATGGAAAGGCGCGAGTCTCCTATTGGTCATTCTGACTAAGACTTTAACCTGCTGGTGATTCAATAATGTGAGTGTGACAATAGCGTTCTTTTGAACGAAGCAGGTGGAACACTACCAGGGGATATAAGACATGTGGGCGCTATGTGTGTCATTTCCTATGTTGCgggaaccaaagaaaagaaagttacctgcactctctccttaatccctatgtatatttagacaaatagaggtaatttagttgctccaatggccattggagggaatgcccgcctgccaacatcaaggcagaggGGGGACGGGGGCAGTATTATGGAGGCAGGCATGGGCGTAAGAACTCCCACAAATCTATCTGAGGgaaagcatttttactcgccggccgccgggtatattcttattcagtaaactgggagttgttttgtaatgttaaatgttaagtgtgtgtgtgtgaaatttctcacaacaaaaaaatatgcaaaaggaACTGTTCTTTATTTATCAGGTCACATAAATTAACCAAAAGTTAACCAAGTTTTGTGATTGACTGAGTCAGCCAAAGGCTTCCTGATTCAAGCCTCAATCTGCAGTGGACGTAgtgaaaaccaaaacaaaagaaaaggttCCTTACCTGAAAGAGATGAAATGAAATGAGAGGGACCACACGATTGGGTGTCCAACCAGTCCAGTGTCCATGCAGACAGGAGCAGATTGAAAAGGAGACTGAGAGATGGTTCATTTGTCCATATAATCTGATGGCTACCTTCGTCCTTCACAGGCTTTTTCTATGTGTATGCAGCatggacgttcagcatctccatgctgtaCATGGAAATGCAGAACGCTCCTCATtgattgaggagatgctgattggcgcagggtggcattttgccacgcatgtgcaatagccttccagtgcttTCCATGGGAAGGCGAAGCAGGATGAGCCGCAGGGATACCGGTGCTGAAAATAAGGGCAAGACAACTATTTTTACAACTATACTGTCaacaatacatgtttgtattcctgacagtatagtgttcctttcagcaAACTAAAGAACATTCTGGTCACTTTAACAACTGGATCTAAATGAAGATGTTATGGcaccaggaggcccctgggcgctgtctttactttaaccccttaaggacacatgacatgtgtgacatgtcatgattcccttttattccagaagtttggtccttaatgggttaaggggttgaactgctctcaaatggtttaatacCAAAGGCGTTTCAGGAAGCACAGATTGCAGGTGAGCAGGGGTGTCATTGATTGGCTAGAGAGGTCACCTgaggctctaagccaatcagtaacgCTTT comes from Pelobates fuscus isolate aPelFus1 chromosome 5, aPelFus1.pri, whole genome shotgun sequence and encodes:
- the HSPB3 gene encoding heat shock protein beta-3, which produces MEGVTVRHWVETPARYQERFAANDLDECALEHSLYALPGPQFNGKCSRNEEKLEEKHTTEEDKHFKVMMDVVQFRPEDIIIQIFEGWLIIKGEHQHRMDEHGFISRSFTRTYKLPYGIETKDLSAIFCHDGILVVEMHT